TCGATTCGGCGCGTATGAATGACGATATCGTAGAGAAGCGGATTCCAGGTATCCATTCCGTAAAGCTGCAATCCCCATTTGCGACGTTCCGCATCATCTTTCACCAGAACATGCCGGGCTTCTGAAGCGGAAATATTTTTCCGCTTTATTTCTTCCCGAATACGCGCCTCGATGTCGGCGCTGATTCGCACCTTCAGCACATGGGGCATGTTCTGCACGAAAAAATGCCCGGCCAACCCGTGATAAACCACATTATCCCTTTGAAGATGTTTGAGCAGCGCCGCACGAAAAAAAACGACAAATCGCTCCTTCCCATAGGTAAAACGATCCAGGACCGACGGTGCATCATGAATCGCCCGAATCAGTTTGAGCTCGGGGATATTGAACTGCTCGCTGGCCTCCAGAATAATGTCTCGTGAAATGCATTCATACCCCATCACCCGGGCCAACTCTTCGGCGACCTCTTTACCCCGGCTGTAGGATCCTCTGGAAATGGTCACAATCGGCATACCGTCTCCGCTTGGTTGTTCTTCCGGAAAGAGACATCGACCCGATGTTTTCAGCCGATATTGTGGAACGGGTTGATATGATCCTGCTGTATGGTTGATCCGAGACTGAAGATAACTTCTTTTCCGCCCCCCTCTTTCTCGGCAATCTGTTTTATTTCAGCCATCATCTTGCTCTCCAGGCTTACGCTCGTCCCGGAGCTTCCGATGTGAACGCTTTCACCCGCAACGATGACTTTTACCGAGGGGACGATTTTCACCAAATTGGCCTGAATTTTGGCCGCCAGGGCCAAATCGGCAATAATTTTTCGGGATTCCGGCGTGATCTGGAAAATAGGTTTTTGAACCGTCTCAAACAGGATTTCAACCGCATCATTCACCGATAGGGTTTTGATATGGAGCACCATGTCATAGAGCCTGCTATCCCATGTATCGGTATTGTATATCTGAAGGCTCCATTTACGACGTTCTTCATCATCTTTTTTCAGAATATAAAGCGCCTTTTCGGCTGATATATTTTCCCGCGCCATCTCTTCTTTGACCCGGTCCTCCATATCGGCAATAATTCTGACTTTGAGAACCTGCGGTATCTGCCCGAGAAAATAGTGTCCAGCAAGACCGTGGTACACGACATTGTCCCCCTGAACATGCTGCAAGAGCGCGGATCGAATATAGCTGATATACCGCTCCTTGCCATGGTGAAACCGTTCAAGAATCGTTGGGGCATCATGAAGCGCCCGAACGAGCTTTATTTCCGGAATATTGAATTCCTCGGAGGCTTCCAGAAGAACGTCTCGGGAAATGCACTCATATCCTAATTTCTGGGCCAGTTTTTCGGCAACTTCTTTTCCGCGGCTGTAAGATCCTCTGGAAATCGTGATAATCGCCATAAATCGCTCCTGTTTTATAATTTGCTGATATGCCGCTATGCTATAAATAGGCATGATGGATAGACAATCATTATTTTAGTTCAAGGTAAGTCGCTTTTGGAAAAAAGGCAACCTGTTTGGGTTAAGTGCCCATTCAGCGAATATTCATTTGTGTATTGACTCGCCTTGAAAATGATTCAATTATAACCGCATCAGAAAATATTCGCTCGTGGGCCGATGGCCCTGAACCAACCCCTAAGGAGCCGAATGTGGTAAAAAATTTCGCATCTTCGGAAGAAACCCTTTGCCGCTCACGCACATACCCCGACATCGCGTTTCGACCGTTGGGGAACACTGGTCTTTGGGCCAGCCAGGCCGGTTTTGGCGGGTATCGGATCACTTCCGGCATTACCGAACACAGAAATGCGCTGGAAAAGGCCTTAACGGGAGGAATCAACCTGATCGACACGAGCGCCAACTATGCCGACGGCAAATCTGAACTTTTGATCGGCCAAGTGCTCACGGATCTTATCGATTCAGGGCACCTTTCCCGGGAGCAACTCATCGTCGTTTCCAAGGTCGGCTATCTTCAGGGCCAAAATTATGAATTCAGCCAGCAACGAAAGGCTCAGGGAAAGCCCTTTCATGAGCTGGTGGATTTCGGCGAGGGGCTGGCGCATTGTATTCACCCGGAATTTTTAGAAGACCAGCTTAAAAGAAGCCTGGAGCGGCTGAATCTGGAAACCCTTGATTTTTATCTGCTTCATAACCCTGAATATTATCTGGATTGGGCGGCAAAAAGTGGCATCAGCCTG
This DNA window, taken from Desulfobacterales bacterium, encodes the following:
- a CDS encoding cytidylate kinase-like family protein, translated to MPIVTISRGSYSRGKEVAEELARVMGYECISRDIILEASEQFNIPELKLIRAIHDAPSVLDRFTYGKERFVVFFRAALLKHLQRDNVVYHGLAGHFFVQNMPHVLKVRISADIEARIREEIKRKNISASEARHVLVKDDAERRKWGLQLYGMDTWNPLLYDIVIHTRRIDIPDAVFIIQQTLQRPCFQTTPRSRRLLDDLSLAAQVESALVKEYPKVTADAKNGEVIVNIRASLIDEQSITEKVKGMCAKVDGLESINVNIVPFVVDD
- a CDS encoding cytidylate kinase-like family protein — its product is MAIITISRGSYSRGKEVAEKLAQKLGYECISRDVLLEASEEFNIPEIKLVRALHDAPTILERFHHGKERYISYIRSALLQHVQGDNVVYHGLAGHYFLGQIPQVLKVRIIADMEDRVKEEMARENISAEKALYILKKDDEERRKWSLQIYNTDTWDSRLYDMVLHIKTLSVNDAVEILFETVQKPIFQITPESRKIIADLALAAKIQANLVKIVPSVKVIVAGESVHIGSSGTSVSLESKMMAEIKQIAEKEGGGKEVIFSLGSTIQQDHINPFHNIG